The sequence below is a genomic window from Chitinivibrionales bacterium.
GGATGATGAAGAGTATGTCCGCGCATTCGCCTCGGTACTTCTGCGGGAAAAAGGATATCGGGTGATTACCTGTAACGACGGCGTCGAGGCGGTACACTATTACGAAAAACACGGTGACGACATCGACCTGGTCATTATCGACATGATTATGCCCCGGATGAGCGGCTCCGATTGTATCAATCATTTGAAAACCCTCAACCCCGATATCAAGATCATTATCACTACCGGATATGCAAGCGAACAGGAAACCCGGATTATCCGGTCGAAAAATATCGTGGGCTTTGTGCAGAAACCCTTTGACGAACAAGAACTTCTCGATCTCTCACGGCTGGCATTGAAAAAAGCAGATTAAATTCCGCTTTTTATTGACTGGAACCTGCCGGGATTTTATTATAAAAGGGTATCCTGAAACAAAAGAGACACGCTATGAAAGATCAGAGAGCCTACGAGCGTATTCGCTGCTCCCACTACCTGAAAGTTTACGAGCAGAAATCCGGAAAATGTATCGGTTCAATATTCGATATCTCCAAACGGGGTATCAGAGTTGTCCATGACCATCCCCTGGACGACCGGAAAACCATCGACCTGAAAATCCACCTTCCCGAAGAAGGTATTCTCGGGGATTCGATAAGCATTATCGCCGAAAAACGATGGACCAAAACCCGTCGGGAGGACGGCGCTCATGAAACCGGGTTTGAAATTGTCGGTGAGATCAACTCCGGGCTTTATTCTGTCCAGACCCTGGTGAACGATCTGAAAAAGAAAGCCGCCGGTTGAGGTTGATCCTCGCCGCCCCCTCAACCCCCTCCAGTTTTACTTTATAGAAAAAGGACGTCGATTTGCACCGATTATTCTTATATTGTATCTTCCTGATCGGCGGTCATCCCCTCTTCAGCCTTATCACTGTTTTATCGGAGAAACCAGAATGGGTAAAGAAAAAAAACTCTGCAAGTGGAAAAAGAAAGATATTGCCGACCATTTCAGCACGCTTACCGAAATCGTGGGCGCCCCCCGGTATATCTGCGGCAAATGCGCCCGGGCGGCTACAACAAAAAAATGTCTCTGTAAGCCGGAAAAAATTGAACAACAACATACCGAGGAAATGTAATGCTCTCACCCGGTGACGCAGCTATTCGGATTGTTTTTGCCTCCCTTTTGGGGGCGCTGATCGGCCTTGAACGAGACATGCACGGACGGTCCGCGGGGCTTCGTACCCACATTCTGGTTGCCATGGGCGCCGCGGTCTTTACCATTATTTCGGTGAACATTGCCTGTAGTGCGGGAACTTCTGTTTCCGATCCGGCCCGCATTGCGGCCCAGATAGTCACCGGTATCGGTTTTTTAGGCGCCGGAGTCATCCTCAAAGACGGCGCCAATATCAGAGGTCTTACCACCGCCGCCTGCCTCTGGATCGCCGCCGCCGTGGGCATGACCGCCGGCAGTGGATACTACCTGATCGCCGGGACCGTCGCCCTCCTCGCCCTCTTCGGACTGGTGGCCCTGAAATATTTCGAAAAACTTTACCGAAGCGATTCCCACCGGGTGCTTTCCATTACCTCCTCGCTGAAAATCGAGCATGACGCCATTATCGACATCATAAAACAAAAACATATCGCCGTCCTCAATACCGACATTGAACGGGATTACCTCTCCGATACCACCACTGTTAAAGCCACGCTCAGAATCAAACATAAACTCACCGACCGGGCAGCAAAAGAAATCATCGCCTTGCTCGAATCATCGGAGATTCCGCTCAAACGGGTGGAGTGGAGTGAGAAGGGATAAGAAGTATTTTTATAAAACGCCGATGTGGCTGATTATCGCTGATTTCTTTTGATGTTTTTATATTTCCGATCGGCAAATATCAGCTTGATCAGCGTAATGAGCGTTCTATTTTGGACAAGACCTGGAGTATATTATAGTATTAAATAGTGGAGCGATAAAAGAACCTGTTTGTATTTTCACCCTTCCACCACACTAACGCTTAACACATGATGACCTTGCTTGACCGTAGATATTTTACCAAACGCCTTTTCGGGACCTTTCTCGCCGGCGCCGCGGCCGGATGGAGCGAGTTATCGGCAAAACCGGACACAAATCCCGGTACGTCATCTACCGGATTTGTCTATCACAGCCGGTATCTCGACCATATCATCTACAAACAGCACCCCGAGTCGCCGCAACGGTTAATCGCGATTGTTCAAGCCATGAAAAAACGGAAACTCGACAAAGAAGTTACCGCGTTGCCGCCGATCAAAAACCCCGAAGACTATATACCTTTCATTCATACACAGGAGCATAGAGAAAAAATAGACACAATACCCGTAACGGGTGCGGTTGCGAAACTGGCGGTTGCCGGCGCCCTGTCGGCGGTCAAAGCGGTTGATGAGGGCGCCGTCAAAAACGCGTTCTGCGCAATCCGCCCGCCAGGCCACCATGCGGGAAACACCGGGCGTATGGAAGGGTTCTGCTATTATAACAATGTCGCCATTGCCGCACGATATGCACAGAAAGTCCTCAACCATAAAAAAATCCTCATTATCGACTGGGATTACCACCACGGTAACGGCACCGAAACGGCGTTCTACGACGATCCCGATGTCCTTTTCTTCTC
It includes:
- a CDS encoding MgtC/SapB family protein produces the protein MLSPGDAAIRIVFASLLGALIGLERDMHGRSAGLRTHILVAMGAAVFTIISVNIACSAGTSVSDPARIAAQIVTGIGFLGAGVILKDGANIRGLTTAACLWIAAAVGMTAGSGYYLIAGTVALLALFGLVALKYFEKLYRSDSHRVLSITSSLKIEHDAIIDIIKQKHIAVLNTDIERDYLSDTTTVKATLRIKHKLTDRAAKEIIALLESSEIPLKRVEWSEKG
- a CDS encoding histone deacetylase; this encodes MMTLLDRRYFTKRLFGTFLAGAAAGWSELSAKPDTNPGTSSTGFVYHSRYLDHIIYKQHPESPQRLIAIVQAMKKRKLDKEVTALPPIKNPEDYIPFIHTQEHREKIDTIPVTGAVAKLAVAGALSAVKAVDEGAVKNAFCAIRPPGHHAGNTGRMEGFCYYNNVAIAARYAQKVLNHKKILIIDWDYHHGNGTETAFYDDPDVLFFSTHDKRAYPGAGSPKRKGAGPGTGYTINVHLGCGTTDREMIKAWETALLPKLETFSPDFVLISAGFDSRKDDPLGCFAITDTGFFRMTRMAKQIAEDHCNGRLVSLLEGGYNTNGLARAVCAHLEALRE